The Benincasa hispida cultivar B227 chromosome 11, ASM972705v1, whole genome shotgun sequence genome has a segment encoding these proteins:
- the LOC120091781 gene encoding uncharacterized protein LOC120091781, which translates to MEAPSFVSKARTAFHSAAAKAERVFFDFKSDPADFDKRVPKDLVKPSDDKTSKNEDEIRSHSEPKHSRWRPSNIGTKQDWQDKFKNIRIGKKAAEETEKVENPTMAVPFYDENLYLLNMKNDIEAKNAEIVPSVESFLAIDKASIPPLSVIKQLAIAVEAGKKSKSMKSLVASSGDSSPREKSGLSLSSVRALMLREKEEKSSTAFRHDERIQSLICSLFDAEGDFLKRSFGTASEGTIVTSLPKDIHGAPPDSLLVKISEVIGSFRSVRKMALFWCRIVDEMRRFWSEEQYLPDIPIDEIPDLNSCLLYQRFQVINCCVSRKRRHEIATDSLDAALREASSNAESRTSEITIPGNTLLYARLNNGELALRLGADCPFGNHKMLETGEAVYSPVTQEGPLLTEDVIKETEEFVLRTGSVGAGCSQLLSDMQAFKAANPGCILEDFVRWHSPPDWTEPEPSNDSIDSPVGSDSRGQLSSRMQKEGNLWRELWETSKPVPAVKQAPLFDEDLVVEGILNDLEDLPPSELFEPLFISLLGLGFIMAEEKLGKNNNLSKLFYDCKGYVVATCQGSSWSNKVDDICQVYETVETMMVNPEEILKAMKQPEESNMTASELKRRFKKLSLNFVGKDGQSRKSSPRNANSDERPSSPQPFSSFFDSKSSLFAKKPPKPETPSAATPVENGWTFV; encoded by the exons ATGGAGGCGCCCTCCTTTGTTTCTAAAGCGAGGACTGCCTTTCATTCCGCGGCTGCTAAAGCGGAGCGAGTTTTCTTCGACTTTAAATCCGATCCAGCAG ATTTTGATAAACGAGTGCCTAAGGATCTGGTGAAACCATCCGACGACAAGACTTCTAAGAACGAAGATGAGATAAGG AGTCACAGTGAGCCAAAGCACTCGAGGTGGAGACCGTCGAACATAGGGACAAAACAGGACTGGCAAGATAAATTCAAAAACATACGAATAGGAAAGAAAGCTGCCGAGGAGACTGAAAAAGTTGAAAATCCAACCATGGCTGTACCATTTTATGATGAGAATTTGTACCTACTGAACATGAAAAATGATATTGAAGCAAAG AATGCAGAAATAGTTCCATCAGTTGAAAGTTTTTTGGCTATTGACAAAGCTAGTATTCCTCCCCTTTCAGTTATAAAGCAGTTGGCCATAGCTGTTGA GGCTGGAAAGAAATCCAAGTCAATGAAGAGTTTGGTTGCTTCATCAGGAGATTCTTCACCAAGAGAGAAATCTGGGTTGAGTCTATCTTCTGTTAGGGCATTAATGCTTCGTGAAAAGGAGGAAAAGAGTTCAACTGCATTTCGTCATGATGAGAGAATTCAATCTTTGATTTGTTCACTCTTTGATGCAG AGGGAGATTTTCTCAAAAGGAGCTTTGGCACTGCTTCAGAGGGCACAATTGTGACATCCTTGCCTAAAGATATTCATGGTGCTCCTCCAGATAGCCTTCTTGTTAAGATATCTGAAGTTATAGGAAGCTTTAGATCTGTACGGAAAATGGCACTTTTTTGGTGCAGAATTGTTGATGAA ATGAGAAGATTCTGGTCAGAAGAACAATATCTACCTGACATTCCAATAGATGAAATTCCAGATTTAAATTCATGTCTTCTATATCAGCGATTCCAGGTTATAAATTGTTGTGTCTCTCGCAAAAGACGTCATGAGATAGCAACTGACTCGTTAGATGCTGCACTACGGGAAGCAAGTTCAAATGCTGAATCAAGAACATCCGAAATAACTATTCCTGGAAACACTCTCTTGTATGCGAGACTCAATAATGGGGAACTTGCACTTCGACTAGGTGCTGATtgcccatttggtaaccataaAATGTTGGAAACTGGTGAAGCAGTTTACTCTCCTGTTACACAG GAAGGACCGCTGCTAACAGAAGACGTCATTAAAGAAACAGAGGAGTTTGTCCTTCGAACTGGAAG TGTGGGTGCTGGATGTTCTCAACTTCTTTCAGACATGCAAGCTTTCAAG GCTGCCAATCCTGGGTGTATCTTGGAAGATTTTGTAAGATGGCACTCCCCTCCTGATTGGACAGAACCTGAACCGAGTAATGATAGTATAGATTCTCCTGTTGGTAGTGATTCAAGAGGTCAACTTAGTAGCCGAATGCAAAAAGAAG GTAATTTGTGGCGTGAACTGTGGGAAACATCAAAACCGGTGCCTGCTGTTAAACAGGCACCACTCTTTGATGAGGATTTGGTTGT GGAAGGGATTCTGAATGATTTAGAGGACTTGCCACCTTCTGAGCTGTTTGAGCCGCTGTTCATTTCTTTA CTTGGTTTAGGATTCATAATGGCTGAGGAAAAGTTgggtaaaaataataatttgtcAAAGCTGTTCTATGACTGCAAGGGCTATGTTGTAGCAACTTGTCAAGGCAGCTCTTGGAGCAACAAAGTTGATGACATCTGTCAG GTCTATGAAACAGTGGAGACTATGATGGTGAATCCAGAGGAAATTCTGAAGGCCATGAAGCAGCCAGAAGAATCAAACATGACAGCCAGTGAGCTGAAACGTCGTTTTAAGAAGCTGAGCCTGAACTTTGTGGGCAAGGATGGACAGTCAAGAAAATCTTCTCCAAGAAATGCAAACTCGGACGAAAGGCCCTCCTCACCACAACCGTTCTCGTCGTTCTTCGACAGTAAATCATCTTTATTTGCAAAGAAGCCTCCTAAGCCAGAAACTCCATCTGCTGCTACTCCTGTTGAAAATGGTTGGACATTTGTTTAG